A genomic region of Caenorhabditis elegans chromosome V contains the following coding sequences:
- the fce-2 gene encoding CAAX prenyl protease 2 (Confirmed by transcript evidence): protein MGAGLVSACLPISYVLLVHLFDRNGTDRNDPESVKRRFKGALLSNFVSIVVTAFYLRDYTDSPMLEMGVRWDNIGQSITYPFILMNAFYLGQFVMMQIDRTLWHYFDWYEWKLCFNSWVWRRDIIVGPITEEIVFRACSSTLMAHVYGPTMTILLNPIPFAASHFHHIWDDQRRGYSLAHSILQRGFQFCYTYLFGAFATWLQLTTRHAIVPIIAHAFCNAQGLPLWLEIPNYPKRRDRLTLYAAYSVGFAAFVHLLYTRNGMPTP from the exons atgg gcGCCGGCTTGGTTTCCGCATGCCTGCCGATTTCCTACGTCTTGCTGGTCCATTTGTTCGATAGAAATGGAACCGACCGAAATGACCCGGAAAGTGTGAAGAGGAG attcaaaggAGCCCTGTTGAGCAATTTTGTCTCCATTGTGGTCACCGCATTCTACCTACgagat TATACCGACTCTCCAATGCTAGAAATGGGAGTTCGATGGGATAACATAGGACAATCGATCACATATCCATTCATTTTAATGAATGCATTCTATTTAGGACAATTCGTTATGATGCAAATCGATCGGACACTTTGGCACTATTTTG attggTACGAGTGGAAGCTATGTTTCAATAGTTGGGTATGGCGACGGGATATTATTGTG GGTCCAATAACCGAAGAAATCGTATTTCGAGCGTGCTCCTCAACTCTTATGGCGCACGTCTATGGTCCAACAAtgacaattttattaaatcCAATTCCATTTGCGGCTTCACATTTTCATCACATTTGGGATGATCAACGACGTGGATATTCTCTAGCACATTCTATACTTCAACGGG GTTTCCAATTCTGCTACACATATCTGTTTGGAGCATTCGCCACGTGGCTCCAACTGACAACACGTCACGCAATTGTGCCAATAATCGCCCACGCATTTTGTAATGCTCAAGGTCTGCCGCTTTGGCTCGAAATTC ccaACTACCCGAAACGAAGAGATCGTCTGACGCTCTACGCTGCCTATTCTGTCGGTTTTGCCGCCTTCGTTCACCTATTATATACTCGAAATGGAATGCCAACtccctaa
- the F48F5.8 gene encoding uncharacterized protein (Confirmed by transcript evidence): MITAKLSIFTNFSRF, from the coding sequence ATGATCACAGCCAAACTGTcgattttcaccaatttttcccgattttaa